The Thermomicrobiales bacterium genome includes a region encoding these proteins:
- a CDS encoding metallophosphoesterase has product MPTELRVAVVTDVHGNLEALRAVLADIERLGTFDRLVAGGDYCLNGPDPAAALDLIAERADVLLVGNTDRDIIEHGASDPEPWRKKPSRRSSGRARSLATHASGV; this is encoded by the coding sequence ATGCCGACTGAGCTTCGCGTGGCGGTCGTCACCGATGTGCATGGCAACCTGGAGGCGTTGCGAGCTGTGCTGGCTGATATTGAGCGTCTCGGCACATTCGATCGCCTTGTCGCAGGTGGCGACTACTGCTTGAATGGCCCCGACCCAGCCGCAGCGCTCGACCTGATTGCAGAACGCGCCGACGTGCTGCTTGTCGGTAATACCGACCGCGACATCATCGAGCATGGAGCCAGCGATCCAGAGCCTTGGCGCAAGAAGCCTTCGCGTCGATCGAGTGGACGCGCCAGGAGCTTGGCGACGCACGCATCAGGCGTCTGA
- a CDS encoding metallophosphoesterase — MSSQLRIVQLSDLHYAPGPDVDLGLELARGIIDKLEPDLIIVSGDLTQRGLVEQFGPVVDFLTSLGLDRIRAIPGNRDYLAGGPGPTRPPDSDLDYFLTAPDTALEQNDHDRPRTTPFLDFFADVDFFDRTREACIVGLDSEPVIPEDALHRALAYFEGSSPKLTRIFCTHRSLMPVPGKKLKEGDILPNAGDILELLLEARVDLVLCAHLHRVNVWQLDRDNRVMAVVNAPSLLDRSPGKAVGLLSYDIEQHGSVRAEFHSLGDVPSRVLVDMGDRRKGKKRSA, encoded by the coding sequence GTGAGTAGCCAACTGCGTATCGTGCAACTGTCTGACCTTCACTATGCACCGGGCCCGGACGTCGATCTCGGCCTGGAATTAGCACGTGGGATCATCGACAAGCTCGAACCTGATCTGATCATCGTGAGCGGCGATCTCACGCAGCGTGGACTGGTCGAGCAGTTCGGTCCGGTGGTTGATTTTCTGACCTCACTCGGGCTCGATCGCATCAGGGCGATCCCGGGGAATCGCGATTACCTCGCTGGTGGCCCCGGTCCAACTCGACCGCCGGACTCCGACCTGGATTATTTTCTGACAGCGCCGGACACTGCGCTGGAGCAAAACGACCACGACCGACCGCGTACCACGCCGTTCCTCGACTTCTTCGCCGATGTCGACTTCTTCGACCGCACGCGCGAAGCCTGCATCGTCGGTCTGGATAGCGAACCAGTCATACCGGAAGACGCACTGCATCGCGCACTAGCGTACTTCGAGGGCTCATCGCCGAAGCTGACCCGCATCTTCTGCACGCATCGGTCGCTGATGCCTGTGCCGGGCAAGAAGCTGAAGGAGGGCGACATTCTGCCGAACGCCGGCGATATCCTCGAACTGCTTCTCGAAGCGCGAGTCGACCTCGTGCTCTGCGCGCACCTGCACCGCGTAAACGTCTGGCAGCTTGACCGCGACAATCGCGTTATGGCCGTCGTCAACGCGCCGTCGCTGCTGGATCGCTCGCCCGGCAAGGCGGTCGGTTTGCTGTCTTACGATATCGAGCAGCACGGCAGTGTCAGGGCGGAATTCCACTCGTTGGGCGATGTCCCGTCCCGTGTTCTCGTTGATATGGGCGATCGTCGCAAAGGGAAGAAGCGGTCCGCATGA